One Phoenix dactylifera cultivar Barhee BC4 chromosome 8, palm_55x_up_171113_PBpolish2nd_filt_p, whole genome shotgun sequence genomic window carries:
- the LOC103701544 gene encoding uncharacterized protein Mb2734 isoform X1, translating into MARCLSFTAARDRCYDRNFSAAGLRPTTTVLGDGATVHFWVPKSPDPARPPLLLIHGFGANAKWQWAGYVRPFLRSGFDLYIPDLLFFGGSEAPGPDRSDAYQARCLAAAMEALGVRRFGVVGNSYGGFVAYQMAAMFPEAVERVVLISAGVCLEERDLAAGLFVVSDVAEATSILLPQRPNKLRQLVRLSFCNPPRVMPSCCIWDYIQVMCKDHVTEKTELINALIKDRKLSDLPKITQPTLIIWGEQDRIFPLELAHRLERHLQENSQLVVIRNAGHAVNLEKSKELCEHIKAFFLNFSLKSHKNQMCYGTRWKIIVRFADLSIRRLASKLPLLVRKKTWINQVNV; encoded by the exons ATGGCCCGGTGCCTCAGCTTCACCGCCGCGAGGGACCGGTGCTACGACCGCAACTTCTCCGCCGCCGGGCTCCGCCCGACCACCACCGTCCTCGGAGACGGCGCCACCGTCCACTTCTGGGTCCCCAAATCCCCCGACCCCGCCcgcccccctctcctcctcatccATGGCTTCGGCGCCAACGCCAAGTGGCAGTGGGCCGGCTACGTCCGCCCCTTCCTCCGATCTGGCTTCGACCTCTACATCCCCGACCTCCTCTTCTTCGGCGGCTCGGAGGCCCCCGGGCCGGACCGGTCGGATGCGTACCAGGCGCGATGCCTGGCGGCGGCCATGGAGGCGCTAGGGGTGCGGCGGTTCGGGGTCGTGGGGAATAGCTACGGGGGGTTCGTGGCATACCAGATGGCGGCGATGTTCCCAGAGGCGGTGGAGCGGGTGGTGCTCATCTCCGCCGGCGTCTGCCTCGAGGAGCGGGACCTCGCCGCCGGCCTCTTTGTCGTCTCCGACGTCGCCGAGGCCACCAGCATCCTTCTCCCCCAGCGGCCGAACAAGCTCCGCCAGCTCGTCCGTCTCTCCTTCTGCAACCCGCCACGTGTCATGCCCTCCTGTTGTATCTGGGACTACATCCAG GTGATGTGCAAGGATCATGTGACTGAGAAGACTGAGTTGATCAATGCCTTAATCAAGGATAGAAAACTTTCGGATCTTCCCAAAATAACTCAG cCAACCTTGATAATATGGGGAGAACAAGATAGAatatttccattagaattggcTCACCGATTAGAAAG GCATTTACAGGAGAACTCGCAACTAGTAGTTATCAGGAATGCTGGGCATGCAGTTAACCTTGAGAAGTCCAAAGAGCTCTGCGAGCATATAAAggctttttttcttaatttttctctcaaaagtcacaaaaatcagatg TGTTATGGAACGAGGTGGAAAATCATAGTTAGATTTGCTGATTTGAGCATAAGGAGGCTTGCTTCTAAACTTCCACTGCTAGTACGGAAAAAGACGTGGATAAATCAGGTTAAT Gtgtaa
- the LOC103701545 gene encoding 14-3-3 protein 7 isoform X2: MVESMKKIARMDIELTAEERNLLSVGYKYVIGPRRASWRILAALEEKEDGKGTEQNVKRIQDYKKRVEDELAKICNDILSIIAIHLLPSSTAGESIVFFYKMKGDYYRYLAEFKTVNERKEATDQSLKAYQAATSTAMTDLHPTHPIRLGLALNFSVFYYEIMNLPERACHLAKQAFDEAITELNSLSEESYKDSTRIMQLLKDNLTLWTAEEGGEQSKGTSNDMEE; the protein is encoded by the exons ATGGTGGAGTCCATGAAGAAGATTGCTAGAATGGACATAGAACTGACAGCAGAGGAGAGGAATTTACTGTCAGTTGGGTACAAGTATGTGATTGGTCCGAGGAGAGCATCATGGAGGATCCTCGCTGCACTTGAAGAGAAGGAAGATGGAAAGGGGACTGAGCAAAATGTTAAGAGGATACAGGACTACAAGAAGAGAGTTGAAGATGAGCTTGCGAAGATCTGCAACGACATCCTGTCCATCATTGCCATCCATCTCCTTCCATCCTCCACTGCTGGTGAATCCATTGTCTTCTTCTACAAGAT GAAAGGAGATTATTACCGATATTTGGCTGAGTTTAAGACTgtgaatgaaagaaaagaagctaCAGATCAGTCACTGAAGGCTTACCAG GCTGCTACTAGCACTGCTATGACAGATCTTCATCCCACCCATCCGATAAGGCTGGGCCTTGCCCTGAATTTCTCTGTGTTCTACTATGAGATTATGAATTTGCCTGAAAG AGCATGTCACTTGGCTAAACAAGCATTTGATGAGGCTATTACAGAGCTCAATTCCCTCAGTGAAGAATCTTATAAGGACAGCACACGTATTATGCAGCTTCTTAAGGATAACCTCACATTATGGACAGCAGAGGAAGGAG GTGAACAATCGAAGGGCACTAGCAACGATATGGAG GAATAG
- the LOC103701546 gene encoding metacaspase-1-like isoform X2, which produces MGGKSRTARCSRCGVQLVVPPFARTIRCALCHGITNVGPRHDPVRQAVGFVRSMVNSLNPLSSYASGGSSMNNNNNSLWNLPPSYPQVQGKKRALLIGVSYTMRRYELKGTVNDVNCMRYLLCERFGFPRECILVLTEEERDPWRKPTKESVRMAMRWLVMGCGAGDSLVFHFSGHGVQKPDTNGDEVDGYDEALCPLDFETNGPILDDEINETLVRPLPRGAKLHAIVDACHSGTVLDLPYLCRFNRGGFYQWEDHSPPSGVYKGTSGGLAVLISGCDDHQTSADTNAFAGSASTGAMTYSFIQALEFEPGTTYGRLLTAMRSAIRDANTGIGGGPIASLLRKVFSLGLTQEPQLSSSEMFDIYRRPFLL; this is translated from the exons ATGGGAGGGAAGAGCAGGACCGCGAGGTGCAGCAGGTGCGGCGTCCAACTGGTGGTGCCGCCGTTTGCCCGGACCATCCGATGCGCCCTGTGCCATGGTATCACCAATGTTGGGCCTCGCCATGACCCGGTCCGGCAAGCGGTCGGCTTTGTGAGATCCATGGTCAATTCCTTAAATCCCCTGTCGAGCTATGCATCCGGCGGGTCCTCCatgaacaacaacaacaactctCTGTGGAATTTGCCACCAAGCTATCCTCAGGTGCAGGGGAAGAAGAGGGCGCTTCTGATCGGAGTGAGCTATACGATGAGGCGGTATGAGCTCAAGGGGACGGTGAACGATGTGAACTGCATGAGGTACTTGCTGTGCGAGAGGTTCGGGTTCCCGAGGGAATGCATCCTGGTTCTCACAG AGGAGGAGCGGGACCCGTGGCGGAAACCGACGAAGGAGAGCGTGAGGATGGCGATGAGGTGGCTGGTGATGGGGTGCGGGGCGGGGGACTCGCTGGTGTTCCACTTCTCCGGGCACGGCGTCCAGAAGCCGGACACTAACGGCGACGAGGTGGACGGCTACGACGAGGCGCTCTGCCCTCTGGACTTCGAGACCAACGGCCCGATCTTGGACGACGAGATCAACGAGACGCTGGTCCGCCCCCTCCCACGCGGCGCCAAGCTCCACGCCATCGTCGACGCCTGCCACAGCGGCACCGTCCTCGACCTTCCCTACCTCTGCCGCTTCAACAG GGGAGGGTTTTACCAATGGGAGGACCACAGCCCACCGTCAGGTGTTTATAAAGGCACAAGTGGTGGTCTGGCCGTACTAATCAGTGGTTGCGATGATCACCAAACCTCTGCAGATACTAAT GCTTTTGCAGGCTCTGCCTCAACTGGAGCCATGACTTACAGTTTCATTCAAGCTCTGGAATTTGAACCTGGTACTACTTATGGTCGCTTGCTCACTGCCATGAGGTCTGCTATTCGTGATGCCAACACAGGCATCGGAGGTGGCCCAATAGCTTCTCTTTTAAGAAAGGTTTTCAGCTTAGGTTTGACACAG GAGCCTCAGCTGTCTTCTTCAGAGATGTTTGATATTTATCGGAGGCCATTTCTCCTGTAA
- the LOC103701544 gene encoding uncharacterized protein Mb2734 isoform X2 encodes MARCLSFTAARDRCYDRNFSAAGLRPTTTVLGDGATVHFWVPKSPDPARPPLLLIHGFGANAKWQWAGYVRPFLRSGFDLYIPDLLFFGGSEAPGPDRSDAYQARCLAAAMEALGVRRFGVVGNSYGGFVAYQMAAMFPEAVERVVLISAGVCLEERDLAAGLFVVSDVAEATSILLPQRPNKLRQLVRLSFCNPPRVMPSCCIWDYIQVMCKDHVTEKTELINALIKDRKLSDLPKITQPTLIIWGEQDRIFPLELAHRLERHLQENSQLVVIRNAGHAVNLEKSKELCEHIKAFFLNFSLKSHKNQMCYGTRWKIIVRFADLSIRRLASKLPLLVRKKTWINQV; translated from the exons ATGGCCCGGTGCCTCAGCTTCACCGCCGCGAGGGACCGGTGCTACGACCGCAACTTCTCCGCCGCCGGGCTCCGCCCGACCACCACCGTCCTCGGAGACGGCGCCACCGTCCACTTCTGGGTCCCCAAATCCCCCGACCCCGCCcgcccccctctcctcctcatccATGGCTTCGGCGCCAACGCCAAGTGGCAGTGGGCCGGCTACGTCCGCCCCTTCCTCCGATCTGGCTTCGACCTCTACATCCCCGACCTCCTCTTCTTCGGCGGCTCGGAGGCCCCCGGGCCGGACCGGTCGGATGCGTACCAGGCGCGATGCCTGGCGGCGGCCATGGAGGCGCTAGGGGTGCGGCGGTTCGGGGTCGTGGGGAATAGCTACGGGGGGTTCGTGGCATACCAGATGGCGGCGATGTTCCCAGAGGCGGTGGAGCGGGTGGTGCTCATCTCCGCCGGCGTCTGCCTCGAGGAGCGGGACCTCGCCGCCGGCCTCTTTGTCGTCTCCGACGTCGCCGAGGCCACCAGCATCCTTCTCCCCCAGCGGCCGAACAAGCTCCGCCAGCTCGTCCGTCTCTCCTTCTGCAACCCGCCACGTGTCATGCCCTCCTGTTGTATCTGGGACTACATCCAG GTGATGTGCAAGGATCATGTGACTGAGAAGACTGAGTTGATCAATGCCTTAATCAAGGATAGAAAACTTTCGGATCTTCCCAAAATAACTCAG cCAACCTTGATAATATGGGGAGAACAAGATAGAatatttccattagaattggcTCACCGATTAGAAAG GCATTTACAGGAGAACTCGCAACTAGTAGTTATCAGGAATGCTGGGCATGCAGTTAACCTTGAGAAGTCCAAAGAGCTCTGCGAGCATATAAAggctttttttcttaatttttctctcaaaagtcacaaaaatcagatg TGTTATGGAACGAGGTGGAAAATCATAGTTAGATTTGCTGATTTGAGCATAAGGAGGCTTGCTTCTAAACTTCCACTGCTAGTACGGAAAAAGACGTGGATAAATCAG Gtgtaa
- the LOC103701545 gene encoding 14-3-3 protein 7 isoform X1 gives MGEMEERERHVYMAQLAEQAERYEEMVESMKKIARMDIELTAEERNLLSVGYKYVIGPRRASWRILAALEEKEDGKGTEQNVKRIQDYKKRVEDELAKICNDILSIIAIHLLPSSTAGESIVFFYKMKGDYYRYLAEFKTVNERKEATDQSLKAYQAATSTAMTDLHPTHPIRLGLALNFSVFYYEIMNLPERACHLAKQAFDEAITELNSLSEESYKDSTRIMQLLKDNLTLWTAEEGGEQSKGTSNDMEE, from the exons atgggagagatggaggagagagagaggcatgTGTACATGGCGCAGCTGGCGGAGCAAGCGGAGAGATACGAAG AAATGGTGGAGTCCATGAAGAAGATTGCTAGAATGGACATAGAACTGACAGCAGAGGAGAGGAATTTACTGTCAGTTGGGTACAAGTATGTGATTGGTCCGAGGAGAGCATCATGGAGGATCCTCGCTGCACTTGAAGAGAAGGAAGATGGAAAGGGGACTGAGCAAAATGTTAAGAGGATACAGGACTACAAGAAGAGAGTTGAAGATGAGCTTGCGAAGATCTGCAACGACATCCTGTCCATCATTGCCATCCATCTCCTTCCATCCTCCACTGCTGGTGAATCCATTGTCTTCTTCTACAAGAT GAAAGGAGATTATTACCGATATTTGGCTGAGTTTAAGACTgtgaatgaaagaaaagaagctaCAGATCAGTCACTGAAGGCTTACCAG GCTGCTACTAGCACTGCTATGACAGATCTTCATCCCACCCATCCGATAAGGCTGGGCCTTGCCCTGAATTTCTCTGTGTTCTACTATGAGATTATGAATTTGCCTGAAAG AGCATGTCACTTGGCTAAACAAGCATTTGATGAGGCTATTACAGAGCTCAATTCCCTCAGTGAAGAATCTTATAAGGACAGCACACGTATTATGCAGCTTCTTAAGGATAACCTCACATTATGGACAGCAGAGGAAGGAG GTGAACAATCGAAGGGCACTAGCAACGATATGGAG GAATAG
- the LOC103701545 gene encoding 14-3-3 protein 7 isoform X3, with the protein MGEMEERERHVYMAQLAEQAERYEEMVESMKKIARMDIELTAEERNLLSVGYKYVIGPRRASWRILAALEEKEDGKGTEQNVKRIQDYKKRVEDELAKICNDILSIIAIHLLPSSTAGESIVFFYKMKGDYYRYLAEFKTVNERKEATDQSLKAYQAATSTAMTDLHPTHPIRLGLALNFSVFYYEIMNLPERHLVEQQCSGLDLVLTSIQVPNDAGR; encoded by the exons atgggagagatggaggagagagagaggcatgTGTACATGGCGCAGCTGGCGGAGCAAGCGGAGAGATACGAAG AAATGGTGGAGTCCATGAAGAAGATTGCTAGAATGGACATAGAACTGACAGCAGAGGAGAGGAATTTACTGTCAGTTGGGTACAAGTATGTGATTGGTCCGAGGAGAGCATCATGGAGGATCCTCGCTGCACTTGAAGAGAAGGAAGATGGAAAGGGGACTGAGCAAAATGTTAAGAGGATACAGGACTACAAGAAGAGAGTTGAAGATGAGCTTGCGAAGATCTGCAACGACATCCTGTCCATCATTGCCATCCATCTCCTTCCATCCTCCACTGCTGGTGAATCCATTGTCTTCTTCTACAAGAT GAAAGGAGATTATTACCGATATTTGGCTGAGTTTAAGACTgtgaatgaaagaaaagaagctaCAGATCAGTCACTGAAGGCTTACCAG GCTGCTACTAGCACTGCTATGACAGATCTTCATCCCACCCATCCGATAAGGCTGGGCCTTGCCCTGAATTTCTCTGTGTTCTACTATGAGATTATGAATTTGCCTGAAAG ACATTTGGTTGAGCAACAATGCTCGGGCCTAGATTTGGTCCTAACCAGTATTCAGGTGCCGAACGATGCTGGGCGGTAG
- the LOC103701546 gene encoding metacaspase-1-like isoform X1, with translation MGGKSRTARCSRCGVQLVVPPFARTIRCALCHGITNVGPRHDPVRQAVGFVRSMVNSLNPLSSYASGGSSMNNNNNSLWNLPPSYPQVQGKKRALLIGVSYTMRRYELKGTVNDVNCMRYLLCERFGFPRECILVLTEEERDPWRKPTKESVRMAMRWLVMGCGAGDSLVFHFSGHGVQKPDTNGDEVDGYDEALCPLDFETNGPILDDEINETLVRPLPRGAKLHAIVDACHSGTVLDLPYLCRFNRGGFYQWEDHSPPSGVYKGTSGGLAVLISGCDDHQTSADTNQKGKVMKLHAYYFQTAFAGSASTGAMTYSFIQALEFEPGTTYGRLLTAMRSAIRDANTGIGGGPIASLLRKVFSLGLTQEPQLSSSEMFDIYRRPFLL, from the exons ATGGGAGGGAAGAGCAGGACCGCGAGGTGCAGCAGGTGCGGCGTCCAACTGGTGGTGCCGCCGTTTGCCCGGACCATCCGATGCGCCCTGTGCCATGGTATCACCAATGTTGGGCCTCGCCATGACCCGGTCCGGCAAGCGGTCGGCTTTGTGAGATCCATGGTCAATTCCTTAAATCCCCTGTCGAGCTATGCATCCGGCGGGTCCTCCatgaacaacaacaacaactctCTGTGGAATTTGCCACCAAGCTATCCTCAGGTGCAGGGGAAGAAGAGGGCGCTTCTGATCGGAGTGAGCTATACGATGAGGCGGTATGAGCTCAAGGGGACGGTGAACGATGTGAACTGCATGAGGTACTTGCTGTGCGAGAGGTTCGGGTTCCCGAGGGAATGCATCCTGGTTCTCACAG AGGAGGAGCGGGACCCGTGGCGGAAACCGACGAAGGAGAGCGTGAGGATGGCGATGAGGTGGCTGGTGATGGGGTGCGGGGCGGGGGACTCGCTGGTGTTCCACTTCTCCGGGCACGGCGTCCAGAAGCCGGACACTAACGGCGACGAGGTGGACGGCTACGACGAGGCGCTCTGCCCTCTGGACTTCGAGACCAACGGCCCGATCTTGGACGACGAGATCAACGAGACGCTGGTCCGCCCCCTCCCACGCGGCGCCAAGCTCCACGCCATCGTCGACGCCTGCCACAGCGGCACCGTCCTCGACCTTCCCTACCTCTGCCGCTTCAACAG GGGAGGGTTTTACCAATGGGAGGACCACAGCCCACCGTCAGGTGTTTATAAAGGCACAAGTGGTGGTCTGGCCGTACTAATCAGTGGTTGCGATGATCACCAAACCTCTGCAGATACTAAT CAAAAAGGAAAAGTAATGAAACTTCATGCATATTACTTCCAAACA GCTTTTGCAGGCTCTGCCTCAACTGGAGCCATGACTTACAGTTTCATTCAAGCTCTGGAATTTGAACCTGGTACTACTTATGGTCGCTTGCTCACTGCCATGAGGTCTGCTATTCGTGATGCCAACACAGGCATCGGAGGTGGCCCAATAGCTTCTCTTTTAAGAAAGGTTTTCAGCTTAGGTTTGACACAG GAGCCTCAGCTGTCTTCTTCAGAGATGTTTGATATTTATCGGAGGCCATTTCTCCTGTAA
- the LOC103701544 gene encoding uncharacterized protein Mb2734 isoform X3, producing the protein MARCLSFTAARDRCYDRNFSAAGLRPTTTVLGDGATVHFWVPKSPDPARPPLLLIHGFGANAKWQWAGYVRPFLRSGFDLYIPDLLFFGGSEAPGPDRSDAYQARCLAAAMEALGVRRFGVVGNSYGGFVAYQMAAMFPEAVERVVLISAGVCLEERDLAAGLFVVSDVAEATSILLPQRPNKLRQLVRLSFCNPPRVMPSCCIWDYIQVMCKDHVTEKTELINALIKDRKLSDLPKITQPTLIIWGEQDRIFPLELAHRLERHLQENSQLVVIRNAGHAVNLEKSKELCEHIKAFFLNFSLKSHKNQMV; encoded by the exons ATGGCCCGGTGCCTCAGCTTCACCGCCGCGAGGGACCGGTGCTACGACCGCAACTTCTCCGCCGCCGGGCTCCGCCCGACCACCACCGTCCTCGGAGACGGCGCCACCGTCCACTTCTGGGTCCCCAAATCCCCCGACCCCGCCcgcccccctctcctcctcatccATGGCTTCGGCGCCAACGCCAAGTGGCAGTGGGCCGGCTACGTCCGCCCCTTCCTCCGATCTGGCTTCGACCTCTACATCCCCGACCTCCTCTTCTTCGGCGGCTCGGAGGCCCCCGGGCCGGACCGGTCGGATGCGTACCAGGCGCGATGCCTGGCGGCGGCCATGGAGGCGCTAGGGGTGCGGCGGTTCGGGGTCGTGGGGAATAGCTACGGGGGGTTCGTGGCATACCAGATGGCGGCGATGTTCCCAGAGGCGGTGGAGCGGGTGGTGCTCATCTCCGCCGGCGTCTGCCTCGAGGAGCGGGACCTCGCCGCCGGCCTCTTTGTCGTCTCCGACGTCGCCGAGGCCACCAGCATCCTTCTCCCCCAGCGGCCGAACAAGCTCCGCCAGCTCGTCCGTCTCTCCTTCTGCAACCCGCCACGTGTCATGCCCTCCTGTTGTATCTGGGACTACATCCAG GTGATGTGCAAGGATCATGTGACTGAGAAGACTGAGTTGATCAATGCCTTAATCAAGGATAGAAAACTTTCGGATCTTCCCAAAATAACTCAG cCAACCTTGATAATATGGGGAGAACAAGATAGAatatttccattagaattggcTCACCGATTAGAAAG GCATTTACAGGAGAACTCGCAACTAGTAGTTATCAGGAATGCTGGGCATGCAGTTAACCTTGAGAAGTCCAAAGAGCTCTGCGAGCATATAAAggctttttttcttaatttttctctcaaaagtcacaaaaatcagatg Gtgtaa